Proteins encoded in a region of the Strix uralensis isolate ZFMK-TIS-50842 chromosome Z, bStrUra1, whole genome shotgun sequence genome:
- the STARD4 gene encoding stAR-related lipid transfer protein 4 isoform X1: protein MDLLPSSAPLAAKLRNTLIQYHSIGDSEWRVAKKTKDATVWRKPSKEFSGYLYKAQGVVEDVTNRIVDHIRPGPYRLDWDSLMTTMDIMETFEENCCVMRYTTAGQLWNLIAPREFVDFSYTTNYEDGLLTCGISLDYGEVRPNFVRGFNHPCGWFCVPVKDYPSHSLLTGYIQTELRGMLPQSAVDTAMSSTLANFYSDLKKALKPDK from the exons ATGGATCTCCTGCCAAGTTCAGCACCCCTGGCTGCGAAACTGCGGAACACTCTGATTCAGTACCACAGCATCGGAGACAGCGAATGGCGTGTTGCAAAGAAAACT aaagatgcAACTGTGTGGCGTAAACCATCAAAGGAATTCAGTGGATACCT CTACAAAGCTCAAGGAGTGGTGGAAGATGTTACTAATAGAATAGTGGATCATATTCGCCCTGGACCTTACAGGCTAGACTGGGACAGCTTAATGACTACAATGGACATCATGGAAACATTTGAAGAG AACTGCTGTGTGATGCGCTACACCACTGCTGGCCAGCTCTGGAACCTGATAGCACCAAGGGAGTTTGTTGATTTCTCTTACACTACAAACTATGAAGATGGGCTTCTAACGTGTG GTATAAGCCTAGACTATGGAGAGGTGAGACCTAACTTTGTTCGTGGATTCAATCACCCTTGTGGTTGGTTCTGTGTCCCTGTTAAGGACTATCCTAGCCACAGTCTTTTGACAGGCTATATTCAGACTGAACTGCGAGGGATGCTACCACAATCTGCAGTAGACACTGCCATGTCTAGTACCCTGGCAAATTTCTACTCTGACCTCAAAAAGGCACTGAAACCAGACAAATAG
- the STARD4 gene encoding stAR-related lipid transfer protein 4 isoform X2, producing MDLLPSSAPLAAKLRNTLIQYHSIGDSEWRVAKKTKDATVWRKPSKEFSGYLYKAQGVVEDVTNRIVDHIRPGPYRLDWDSLMTTMDIMETFEENCCVMRYTTAGQLWNLIAPREFVDFSYTTNYEDGLLTCGISLDYGEYSLNFAGDSVLQYR from the exons ATGGATCTCCTGCCAAGTTCAGCACCCCTGGCTGCGAAACTGCGGAACACTCTGATTCAGTACCACAGCATCGGAGACAGCGAATGGCGTGTTGCAAAGAAAACT aaagatgcAACTGTGTGGCGTAAACCATCAAAGGAATTCAGTGGATACCT CTACAAAGCTCAAGGAGTGGTGGAAGATGTTACTAATAGAATAGTGGATCATATTCGCCCTGGACCTTACAGGCTAGACTGGGACAGCTTAATGACTACAATGGACATCATGGAAACATTTGAAGAG AACTGCTGTGTGATGCGCTACACCACTGCTGGCCAGCTCTGGAACCTGATAGCACCAAGGGAGTTTGTTGATTTCTCTTACACTACAAACTATGAAGATGGGCTTCTAACGTGTG GTATAAGCCTAGACTATGGAGAG TACTCACTGAACTTTGCTGGTGACTCAGTTTTACAGTACAGGTAG